The genome window GCCCAGGTCGCCGTTCAGCTCCTTGGCCGCGTGGATGAGGCTGGAGCCGCCACCGGGGACGCTGCCCTCCTCGGCCGCGGCCTTGGACGCGGCGACCGCGTCCTCGATGCGCGACTTGCGCTCCTTGAGCTCGGTCTCGGTGGCCGCACCGACCTTGATCACCGCGACGCCGCCGGCCAGCTTGGCCAGCCGCTCCTGCAGCTTCTCGCGGTCCCAGTCGGAGTCGCTGGCCTCGATCTCCTTGCGGATCTGCTCCGCGCGGGCCTTGACGTCGTCCTGCGGGCCACGGCCGTCGACGATGGTCGTGGTGTCCTTGGTGACGGTGATCCGGCGGGCCGAGCCCAGCACCTCGGGCCCGACCTCGGACAGCTTGAGACCGACCTCGGGGGCGATGACCTGGGCACCGGTGACGGCGGCCAGGTCGTCCAGGAACGCCTTGCGGCGGTCGCCGAAGTACGGGGCCTTGACCGCGACGACCTTGAAGGTCTTGCGGATGGCGTTGACGACCAGCGTCGACAGCGCCTCGCCCTCGACGTCCTCGGCCAGGATCAGCAGCGGCTTGCCGCTCTGGGCGATCTTCTCCAGCAGCGGGAGCAGGTCCTGGATGCTGGAGATCTTGTCCCGGTGCAGCAGGATCTGCGCGTCCTCGAGGACGGCTTCCTGGCGCTCGGAGTCGGTGACGAAGTACGGGGAGACGAAGCCCTTGTCGAACTGGACGCCCTCGGTGATCTCCAGCTCGGTGGCCAGCGTCGAGGACTCCTCGATGCTGATGACGCCGTCCTCGCCGACCCGCTCCATCGCCTCGCCGACCAGCGCGCCGATGGACTCGTCGCGGGAGGACACGGTGGCGATCTGGGCGATGTTGTCGCGGCCCTTGACCGGGGTCGCCTTGGCCTTGAGGGCGTCGACCACCGCGTCGGTGGCGGCCTGGATGCCCCGGCCCAGCGCGGTCGGGTTGGCACCGGCGGCCAGGTTGCGCAGGCCCTCGCGGACCAGCGCCTGGGCCAGCACGGTGGCGGTGGTGGTGCCGTCGCCCGCGACGTCGTTGGTCTTGGTGGCGACGTTCTTGGCGAGCTGGGCGCCCAGGTTCTCGTAGGGGTCTTCCAGCTCGATCTCGCGGGCGATGGTCACGCCGTCGTTGGTGACCTGCGGCCCGCCGAACTGCTTGTCCAGCACGACGTGGCGGCCGCGCGGGCCGAGGGTGACCTTAACCGCGTCGGCGAGCTGGTTCACGCCGCGCTCCAGCGCCCGGCGGGCCTGCTCGTCGAAAGCGATCTGCTTAGCCATTGGTTCAACAGCCCTTCGGTTTCGAAGAAGGGGAGCTCAACGGGCTCCCGGCATGCGACCGCCCCGGAGGTCCCGGTGGGACCGCCGGGGCGGTGGGTGCTCGCGGTGGCGAGTCGTCAGTTGACGACGGCCAGCACGTCGCGGGCGGAGAGGATCAGGTACTCCTCGCCGTTGTACTTGACCTCGGTGCCGCCGTACTTGGAGTAGATGACGACGTCACCTTCCTTGACATCCACCGGGATGCGGGTGCCCTTGTCGTCGACGCGGCCCGGGCCCACGGCCAGGACCTTGCCCTCCTGGGGCTTTTCCTTGGCGGTGTCCGGGATCACGATGCCGGACGCAGTCGTCGTCTCGGCCTCGCTCGCCTGGACAACGATCTTGTCCTCAAGCGGCTTGATGCTCGCCACGGTGTGACCTCCACCTTCTGGGGCCTTCGAAGCGTTGGCTGGTTTCACGACGGCTCCGTGACTCCCCGCCGTCGCGGGTGCCGGGGCGCTCCGGCGCCGTTCGTCTAGCACTCTACCCATGCGAGTGCCAGCGCTCAACAACGGGCTGCCGAGATCCCCGCGACGACCACCCGTCCGAGGTTGCGCCGTTCGTCGGCAGACACGGCGGCGCGCGGTGTTCATCATGCGATCACCAGATACACGAATCTTTTTCATTTTTGGTGCGCAGACTCCACCGCGAGCTCAAAGGGAGGAACCCGATGCCCGAACCCGCTGGTGAACGCCACGCCCTGACCCGAAGGACCCTCATCGCGGCCGCGGGCGCGACCGCCGCGCTCGGCCTGGCCGCCGGACCCGCCAGGGCCGGCACCAGTGCCGACCCGTTCACCCTAGGCATCGCCTCCGGTGACCCCGCGTCGGACGGCTTCGTGCTCTGGACCAGGCTGGCGACCGAGCCGCTCGCCGATGACGGGCTCGGCGGGATGCCCGCCCGCGCGGTCGAGGTGCAGTGG of Saccharopolyspora erythraea contains these proteins:
- the groL gene encoding chaperonin GroEL (60 kDa chaperone family; promotes refolding of misfolded polypeptides especially under stressful conditions; forms two stacked rings of heptamers to form a barrel-shaped 14mer; ends can be capped by GroES; misfolded proteins enter the barrel where they are refolded when GroES binds), giving the protein MAKQIAFDEQARRALERGVNQLADAVKVTLGPRGRHVVLDKQFGGPQVTNDGVTIAREIELEDPYENLGAQLAKNVATKTNDVAGDGTTTATVLAQALVREGLRNLAAGANPTALGRGIQAATDAVVDALKAKATPVKGRDNIAQIATVSSRDESIGALVGEAMERVGEDGVISIEESSTLATELEITEGVQFDKGFVSPYFVTDSERQEAVLEDAQILLHRDKISSIQDLLPLLEKIAQSGKPLLILAEDVEGEALSTLVVNAIRKTFKVVAVKAPYFGDRRKAFLDDLAAVTGAQVIAPEVGLKLSEVGPEVLGSARRITVTKDTTTIVDGRGPQDDVKARAEQIRKEIEASDSDWDREKLQERLAKLAGGVAVIKVGAATETELKERKSRIEDAVAASKAAAEEGSVPGGGSSLIHAAKELNGDLGLSGDEATGVRLVRTALEAPLFWIASNAGQEGAVVVSKVRDLDWGQGYNAATLTFGDLVQPGIVDPLKVTRSAVANAASIARMVLTTESAVVDKPEEEDSAAAGHGHGHSH
- the groES gene encoding co-chaperone GroES, encoding MASIKPLEDKIVVQASEAETTTASGIVIPDTAKEKPQEGKVLAVGPGRVDDKGTRIPVDVKEGDVVIYSKYGGTEVKYNGEEYLILSARDVLAVVN